GCGCCGGTCCGGTCGCCACTGCAAGCAGCACCGCGCAAGTCGTACAATGGGAGCCGCCCACGTCCCGACCGGACCGGGCATCGCTCTACGTCCGCAACGCGGACCGCCAGGAACGCCCATGTCCCCTACGCCGCCCCCACCGTCCGACGCGGCAGCCGAGCCGGCCCTTCGATTCTCCGATCTGGCACTGGCCGAATCCTTGATCGCAGGTCTTGCCGCCATCGGCTACGAAACACCGAGCCCGATCCAGGCGCGCACGATTCCGCCGCTGCTGGAAGGCCGCGACCTGCTCGGACAGGCACAGACCGGCACCGGCAAGACCGCGGCCTTCGCGCTGCCGATCCTGACGATGCTCGATCTTTCGCTCGCCGCACCGCAGGCACTGGTGCTGGCGCCGACGCGCGAACTCGCCATCCAGGTCGCCGAGGCCTTCCAGAAATACGCCGGCAACATGCCCGGCTTCCACGTGGTGCCGATCTACGGTGGACAGAGCTACACGCCGCAGCTCAAGGCGCTCAAGCGCGGCGCACAGGTCGTGGTCGGCACGCCGGGGCGCGTGGTCGACCACATCAAGCGCGGCACGCTGCGTCTCGACAAGCTCAAGCATCTGGTGCTCGACGAGGCCGACGAAATGCTGCGCATGGGCTTCATCGACGATGTCGAGTGGGTGCTCGAACAGATTCCCAAGCCGCGTCAGATCGCGCTGTTTTCGGCGACGATGCCCTCGGTGATCCGGCGCGTCGCGCAGACGCACCTGAATTCGCCGGTCGAGGTCACGATCGCGGCCAAGACCACCACCGGCACCAACATCCGCCAGCGCTACTGGCTGGTCAGCGGCCTGCACAAGCTCGACGCACTGACGCGCTTCCTTGAAACCGAGGACTTCGACGGCATGATCGTGTTCGCGCGCACCAAGGCGATGACGGTCGAACTGGCCGAAAAACTGGAGGCCCGCGGCTACTCCGCGCGCGCACTCAACGGCGACATGCAGCAGGCCGAACGCGAACGCACCGTGTCGCGCTTCAAGGACGGCCAGATCGACATCCTCGTCGCCACCGACATCGCAGCGCGCGGGCTGGACGTGGATCGCATCAGCCACGTCCTCAACTACGACATCCCGACCGACACCGAATCCTACGTGCACCGCATCGGTCGCACCGGGCGTGCCGGACGCAGCGGCCAGGCCATCCTGTTCGTGGCGCCGCGCGAGCGGCATCTGCTGCGCGCGATCGAACGGGCCACGCGGCAGACCATCGAGGCGATCAGCGCGCCGAGCCCGGACGCCGTCAATCAGCGCCGTATCGACAAGTTCAAGCAGACCATCTCTGACACCATCGCCAACATCGATTCGGACCACCAGGTCGGCAATGCTCACGCGCAACTGCGCGCAATTCTGTCCGAGTTCGCCGCGGAGTCCGGCTCCGATCCGCTGGACATCGCCGCCGCCCTGGCGCAGATGCTCAAGGGCGACCGGCCGGTACTGCTGACGCCGGATAACACCTCGACACGCCGACCGCCGCGCGAAACCCGCGAACCTCGTGAATCGCGCCCAGCCACGCCGACAGAACTGTCCGCCGGACCTTTCGAGCGACCGGCACCACGCGCCGCCGATGCCCGGCCCAAGGCAACGCCGGCTTCAGCGTCTCCAACCACCGCGCCCCGCGAAGACGCCGAGAATCGCGCACCCCGACCCGGACCGGTCGACGCTTTGCACGCCGACCGCAAGCGGCCCGAGGTTCCCAGCGAGACCTTCCGCATCGAGGTCGGCTCCAAGCACGGCGTGAAGCCCGG
The window above is part of the Gammaproteobacteria bacterium genome. Proteins encoded here:
- a CDS encoding DEAD/DEAH box helicase; this translates as MSPTPPPPSDAAAEPALRFSDLALAESLIAGLAAIGYETPSPIQARTIPPLLEGRDLLGQAQTGTGKTAAFALPILTMLDLSLAAPQALVLAPTRELAIQVAEAFQKYAGNMPGFHVVPIYGGQSYTPQLKALKRGAQVVVGTPGRVVDHIKRGTLRLDKLKHLVLDEADEMLRMGFIDDVEWVLEQIPKPRQIALFSATMPSVIRRVAQTHLNSPVEVTIAAKTTTGTNIRQRYWLVSGLHKLDALTRFLETEDFDGMIVFARTKAMTVELAEKLEARGYSARALNGDMQQAERERTVSRFKDGQIDILVATDIAARGLDVDRISHVLNYDIPTDTESYVHRIGRTGRAGRSGQAILFVAPRERHLLRAIERATRQTIEAISAPSPDAVNQRRIDKFKQTISDTIANIDSDHQVGNAHAQLRAILSEFAAESGSDPLDIAAALAQMLKGDRPVLLTPDNTSTRRPPRETREPRESRPATPTELSAGPFERPAPRAADARPKATPASASPTTAPREDAENRAPRPGPVDALHADRKRPEVPSETFRIEVGSKHGVKPGNIVGAIANEAGLDSQFIGRVEIFETYSFVDLPSGMPKVIFKDLRKTWVCGQQLQITRLNNPAGADPTASDSKPRRSADKDFSKRPGGKPSGKRPPNRKQP